Below is a window of bacterium DNA.
CCGCGGCGCGCGCGCCGGCGTCCTTCGGCCCGCCGCCGTCCGCGCCCGCGGCGTCGCGGGTGAGGCCGTCGGGCGGGCTGAGGCCGGCGCGTCCGGCGCGCACCAGGATCTGCTGCACGAGCATCAGCGCGGGGAGCGTTCGAGCCAGTCCGGCCAGAGCGCCGGGCTCCACGTCCCCGGATTCCCCCGCCGTGTCCGCGTCGGGCTCGCCGGCCGCGCGCGCGCCGGCGCGCTCCGCCTGCTTGATCGCCTCCCACCGCGTCACGACGGCGTCGGGTGTGGCCGCGGTCGCGCCGCCGAAAACGTGGGGATGGCGGCGGATCAACTTCTCGACCAGCCCGGCGACGATGTCGTCGATCGTGAAGGCCCCGCGCTCCGCGGCGATTTCGGCGTGGAAGACCACCTGCAGCAGCAAGTCGCCGAGTTCTTCTTTCAACCGCGCGGGCGCGCCGCTGTCGATCGCCTCGAGCGTCTCGTAGGCTTCCTCGAGAAGAAACGGCCGGAGCGACGCCGGCGTCTGCGCGCGGTCCCACGGGCAGCCGCCGGGGGCCCGCAGCCGCGCCATCGTCGCAACCAGATCCGAGAAATCGGGGCGCCGCGCGCTCATTGCCTCACCCCGCGCACCGCCGCCGCGGGCGCCGGAGACGAGCCGACGGGTTCCGCCGGCGCGTCCGAGCCGTGCCGCGTCTCCGCGGCCAGCCACTCCACGAAGCGCGCGACCGTCTGGAGCAGGGTTGCATCGTCGCGGCCCGCCGTGGGAATGACGATGCCTTCCGCGGTCCACCGCAGGCGGCCGCGTGACTGCGCGATCCGCGTGTGCACGCGCGGGCCGGCGGCGGCCGGGTTCAGGAGGCGCAGGAGGACTCCGCCCGCGCCGCGCGAGACCGCCGCGACTCCCGCGCCGCGTGCGAGCGCCCGCAGGCGGATGATGTCGCCGAGGCGCTGCGCGGGCTCCGGCGGCGGGCCGTAGCGGTCGCGCAGCTCGTCCATCGCCGCCGCGGCGTCCTCGGGGGTGCGCGCCTCCGCGAGTCGCCGGTACGCCGCGATGCGCTGCGCCGGCACGTCCACGTACGGCTCCGGGAGGTAGGCCGGGACGCCGAGGTCGACGGTCGGGTCGGGCGTCTCCTCGACGATCTCGCCGCGCAGCTCGCGGATCGCCTCGTCCAAGAGTCGCATGTACAGATCGAACCCGACCGCGGCGAGGTGCCCGTGCTGCTCGGAACCGAGGATGTTGCCGGCGCCGCGGATCTCGAGATCCCGCATCGCGAGCCGCATCCCGGAACCGAGCTCCACGAACTCCCGCATCGCAACGAGGCGCTGCTCGGCCTCGGGCGTGAGACGCGCCTCGCGGGGATGCAGCAGGTACGCGTAGGCCTGGCGGTCCGCGCGGCCGACGCGGCCCCGCAGCTGGTAGAGTTGCGCGAGCCCCAGGAGGTGGGCGTTCTCGATCAAGATCGTGTTGACCCGCGGGATGTCGAGGCCGATTTCGACGATCGTCGTGCACACGAGCACGTCCGCCCGGCCGCCGAGGAACTCGAGCATGATCCGCTCGAGCTGCGTCTCCGGCATCTGGCCGTGCGCCACCACCACCCGCGCCTCCGGCACCAGCCGGCGGATCCGCTCTGCGGCGCGGTCGATCGTCTCGACCCGGTTGTGCACGACGTAGACTTGGCCGTCGCGGGCCAGTTCGCGCCGGATCGCGTCGGCGACGACCGCGGGATCGTCCTCGTGGATGAAGGTGCGGATCGGCTGCCGGGCCTCCGGCGGAGTCTCCATCACGGACAGGTCCCGCAGACCGGCGAGCGACATGTGCAGCGTGCGCGGGATCGGCGTCGCGGTCAGCGTCAGCACGTCGACCTGGGTGCGCAGCTGCTTGAGGCGCTCCTTATGGCGGACGCCGAACCGCTGCTCCTCGTCGACCACGACGAGCCCGAGGGAGCGGAACATCACGTTCTTGTTGAGCAGCGCGTGCGTCCCGATGACGACGTCGATCGTTCCGTCGCGAAGGCCCTCCAGCACCGCCTTCCGCTCCGCCGGCGACCGGAAGCGGCTCAGCATCTCGACGCGAACGGGGAAGGGCGCGAAGCGCTCGTGGAACACCGAGTGGTGCTGCTGTGCGAGCAGCGTCGTCGGAACGAGCACCACGACCTGGCGGCCGTCCATCACCGCCTTGAAGGCGGCGCGCAGCGCCACTTCCGTCTTGCCGTAGCCGACGTCGCCCGCGACCAGGCGGTCCATCGGGCGCCCGGACTCCATGTCCCGCTTCACGTCCTCGATCGCCCTGCGCTGGTCCGGCGTTTCCTCGTAGAGGAACGTTTCCTCCATCTCGCGCTGCCACGGCGTGTCGGAGCCGAAGGCGTGGCCGCCGGCGCGCTCGCGCGCCGCGTAGAGGTCCAACAGCTCGCGGGCCATTTCGCGGGTCCGCTCGCGGACGCGGCGCTTCTCGCGCTCCCATTCCGTGCCGCCGAGGCGGTTGATCTGCGGCGCCTGTCCGTCGACGCCGACGTAGCGCTGGACGAGGGCGATCTGGTCGGTCGGCACGTACAGCGCGTCGCCCTGCGCGTATTCGAGGTGCAGGTAGTCGCGCGCGCCGCCGTCCATCGCGAGCCGCTCGAAGCCGCGGTAGACGCCGATGCCGTGGTGCACGTGGACGACCAGGTCGCCGGGGACGAGCTCGGTCCAGCTGGCGAGGCGCGCGCCGTCCCGGAACCACCGCGGCCGGCTGCGCCGCCGGCGCCACCCCAGGATCTCGCTGTCGCTCACGACGACGAGATCGCCGATCGTAAAGCCCTGCGTCAGCGGCCGCCCGACGACGGCCGCCGTGCCGGGCTCCGGCGGGACGTCGAGCGTGTCGCGTTCGGCGGCGACGACGCCGTGTTCGGCCAGCAGCTCGCGCACCCGGTAGGCCTGGCGGCTGGCGACGACGATCCGCTGGCGCGCGGCGATCCACCGCTGCGCCTGCTCGGCAAAGCCTTCTACCTGTCCGGCGAACGACTCCACCGTGCCGAACGGCACGGGCGCCGCGACGTAGCGGCTCGGGTCCGGCGGCGTCCGCAGCGTGGAGATCGCCGCTCCCCGGCGGGTCTCGAGCGCCGCGGCGACGTCCTCCCACGCAAAGACCGCGAGCGGCGTGCCTTCCGGGATCTGCTCGGTCTCGACCGCGTGGTCGCGCGCCGCCTGCGCCTGCTTGACCAGCGCCGCGCCCTGTCGCGCCACTTCATCCGGTTCGTCGAGCACGACGACGGCCTCGTCGTCGAAGAGCGCCGGCAGCAGCGTCCCGCCGGGCGCGCCGTCCCGGCCCGCCGGGGCGGGCCCCGTGTCCCCGCGTGCCGGGAGGATCATGGCCGCCTCGATCGTCTGGGTCGTGCGCTGGGTCTCGGGGTCGAAGAGCCGTACGGATTCGATCTCGTCTCCGACCCACTCCGCGCGCACCGGATGATCGTAGGCCGGAGGGTACACGTCGAGGATGCCGCCGCGGACGCTCATCTCGCCGGGCACGTGGACGAGGTCCACGCGTTCGTAGCCGCCTCCGGCGAGTCGCGCCGTTGCGGTCTCGAACCGGAGGTGCGCCCCGGCGCGGAGATCGACCCGGACGGCGTCGAGCCACCGGGGATCCGGCATCGGCACCGCGAGCCCGGCGGCCGACGCGACCGCGATGACCGGATCGGCGCGGCTCAGGGACTCGAGGAGACGATGGCGCGTGCGCTCGGCGTCGAGCGACAGCGGCTCGCCGGGGAGCGGGGGATCCCACACCTCGACGACGTGCACCGGCGGCGCGTCCGCCGGGAGGAAGGCGGCGAGATCGTCGGCGAGGCGCTCGGCGTGATCGCGGTCCGGGGCGACGGCGAGCCAGGCGGGGACACGCGGGCCGAGGCGCGTGATCAACGCGGCAAGCAGGCATGCCTTTCCCGCGCCGGCCGGGCCCGTGACCCACGGGCGGCGGCCGGCCTCGACGGCCTCGCCAACGACAATAAACTCCCGTCTGCGTTGCAGGACCGGGAGCACACCGGACAGGGACATCACGCGGCCTCCGCCCGCCATTGTACGAGAGGGCGGCAAAACGCGTCAAATAAGATGCGGTCGGCGCGGGAACTTACGAGCGCGTCGGTCGGGGGCGAGCCTCCTCCGTTACTCGGCGGCCCCGGTACCAATTCGTGATCGGCAGTCGGCGGTCGCGGCCGAAGGCCTTCGGCGTGATCTTGATTCCGGGCGGCGCCTGCCGGCGCTTGTATTCGCTCGCGTCCACCATGCGGATCACGCGCGCCACGGTGGCCGGATCGAAGCCGCGCGCCGCGATCTCCTCGGCGGAGCGATCGTCCTCGACGTAGAGGCGCAGGATCGGATCGAGGACCTCGTACGGAGGCAGCGTGTCCTGGTCGGTCTGCTGCGCCCGCAGTTCGGCGGTTGGCGCGCGCGCGATGACGCCGGCCGGGATCACCTCGCTCGGTCCGCGCCCGTTCCGCCAGCGCGCCAGCCGCCAGAGGAGCGTCTTGGGCACGTCTTTGACGACCGCGAACCCGCCCGCCATGTCTCCGTACAACGTCGCGTAGCCGACGCTCATCTCGCTCTTGTTGCCGGTCGTGAGCACGAGCCACCCGAACTTGTTCGACAGCGCCATGAGGAGCGTGCCGCGGATTCGCGCCTGGACATTCTCTTCGGTCTCGTCGGGCGCCCGGCCGGCGAACGGGTCCGCGAGCGCGGCTCCGTACGCGTCGACGATCGGTTCGATCGGCAGTTCGACGGTCCGGATGCCGAGCGCCTGGGTGAGCGCCGCGGTGTACCGCCGGCTTTCGTCGGAGGTGAATCGCGACGGCATCGGCACGCCGGTCACGGCCTCGGGGCCGAGCGCGTCGACCGCGATCGCGGCGACCAGCGACGAGTCGACGCCGCCGCTGAGCGCAACGACGACGCCGCGGAACCGGTTCTTCCGGACGTAGTCGCGTGTCCCGAGCACGAGCGCGCGGTAGACTTCCTCCACCTCATCGGGCGGCGTGTTCTCGGCCGCGGCGGGCAGCGCCGGGCGCGCGGGGTCGGACGGTTCGGTGGAGAGCGTGTACACCGGCGCCCGCAGGCCCTCGTCCGCCGGCGCGTCGGCCGTGCGGATTGGATTGTAGCGGCGCAGCGTGCGGATCGCCTCGACGTCGATGTCGGTGACGATCAGGCTCTCCTCGAAGGCCGGACCCCGCGCCGGGATGTTGCCGGCCGCGTCGACGACGAAGCCCAGGCCGTCGAAGACAAGTTCGTCCTGTCCGCCGACCATGTTGTTGTAGGCGATCGCGATCGCGTAGTCGCGCGCGCGGATCCGCAGCATCTCCTCGCGCTGCCGCCATTTGCCCATGTGGTAGGGCGACCCGTTGATGTTGACGGCGACGAGGGCGCCCGCCAGCGCCTGGGCAAGCAGCGGGCCGCCGGGCGACCAGACATCTTCGCACACCGTCACGCCCACCGGTACCCCGCGGACGACGAAGACCGGCGCGTCGGCGCCGGGTTGGAAGTAGCGCTTCTCGTCGAAGACGCCGTAGTTCGGGAGCCGCATCTTACGGTACATCCCGGCGATCCGGCCGCCGGCGAGAACCGCGGCGGCGTTGTACAGGTGCTCGCCCGAATCCACGCAACCCACGACCGCGGCGCTGCGGGTCGCGTGCCGGGCGATCTCCTGGAGGCACGCGGAGCTTTCTTCGATGAAGTCGGCTTTGATCAGCAGGTCTTCGGGCGGATAGCCGGGGACGGCCAGTTCCGGGAACGACACCACGTCGGCCCCGAGGGCCTGCGCCTCGTCGAGGCGCTCGATGATCTTGCGCGTGTTGCCCTCGAAGTCCCCGACGGTGGGGTTGATCTGGGCCATCGCGATCCGAAATCGCGGCGTCATGGCGCCTTCAATTATAACACGGGCCTACCGGCCCTCCTCCGCGGCGAGCCGCAGGCCCGCGCCGATCAGCACCGCGCCGGTGACGCGGTCGAGCGCGCGGGCGACCGCCGGACGGCGCAGCAGCCGGCCCACCGAGCGGGTGGCGACGATCAGGAGGCCGAGCCAGAGCACGCTGAGCCCGACATGCACGGCCACGAGCAGCGCGATCCACGGCGCCACGGCGACGCCGGCCGGTACGAACTGGGGCAGGAAGCTGATGAAGAAGACACCGACCTTCGGGTTGGTCACGTTGGACAAGAGGCCCCGCCAGAACCAGACGCGGTCGTGGTCATCGCCGCCCCCGGTCGGGCCCGCGGCGCGCGGAGAGACCGCGGCCGCGCCGGGGTCCGCCGGCATCCGCGGGCGGCGCACGAAGACGGTGAGGCCGAGCCAGACGAGCCAGGCCGCGCCGGCCGCGCGCAGCGCCGCGTACGCGGTGTGCGAAGCGGCCAGTACCGCGCTGATGCCGAGCGCCGCCGCGAGGCCCCACACCAGCAGTCCGGTGCAGATGCCCGCGGAGGTATAGGCTCCGCGACGCGCGCCCTCGACGGCGGCGGTGCGCAGGACGAGCGCGGTGTCGGGGCCGGGCGTCGCGATCAGGACGCCGCCCGCGGCGACGAATGCCATCAGCGCGATCAGCGGGGTCACGACGCGCCGCCCGCCGCACAAAACTCCACGATCGCCCGCCCGATACGCTGGATCGCCAGCCATCCGAGGGGCGGCGCGCCGATCTCGTTGATGTACACCGACGCCACCACGGGGCCGGAGGGCAGGTACAGGATGCCGCTGTCGTTCTCGACGCCGGTCATGTTGCCGGTCTTGTTCGCCGCGGGGGTATCGGGCGGCAGCCACGCCGGGAGCTTGTAGAGCAGCTGCTGTCGGCGCAGCATCGTCAGCGCCACCTCGGTGGAGGCCGCCGACAGCAGCGTCCCGGCCTGGAGCCGCGCGAGCAGATCGGCGGTTTCGCGGGGCGTCGAAACGTTGTCGCGGCCGCGGGTGCGGGCCTCGAAATCGAACATCCGCCGGCCGAGAATCGTTCCCGGCCACCCGGACGTCCGGCAGTACTCGGTGATGCGGTCCAATCCCAGCAGGTCGATGATCATGTTCGTCGCGCGGTTGTCGCTCACGATGATCATGAGCGTCGCGGCGTCGCGCAGCGTGTACCCGCGCGGCGAGAGGTACTGGATCACGCCGCTCCCGGCGGCACGGTCGCCGGCATTGACCCGTACCGCCTCGTTCCAGCCGTGCTCGCCGCGGTCGACCGCCGCCGCGAGCGCGGCGAGGATCGGGACCTTGATCACGCTGGCGGTCGAAAAGCGCTCGTCGGCCCTGTGGGACGCGAACACCCGCCCGCCGGGGTCGCAGATGTGGCACCCGAGCCGTCCCGGCGTCTCCTCCGCGACCTGGCGCACGACGTCGATCAGGGCCGGCTTCATCGGTCTGCCTCCCTAAAGTCGGGGGTCGAGGATGTCCCGCAGTCCATCCCCGAGCAGATTGAATCCCAACACGGCGAGCGAGATCGCGAGCCCCGGGAACACGGCGACGTGCGGGGCCGAGACCATGAACTCCCGCGCTTCGTTCAGCATCGTGCCCCAGTCCGGCGCCGGCGGCGGCGTGCCCGCCCCGAGAAACGAGAGGCCGGCGTCGATCACGATCGCGCTTGCGAACCCCAGGGTCGCCTGCACCAGCACCGGCGCCACGCAGTTCGGCAGCACGTGCCGGCGCAGGATCGCGGCGTCCGTCTGGCCGAGCGCGCGGGCCGCCTCGACGTACTCTTCCTGGCGGCGCACGAGCACCGCGCCGCGGGTCACGCGCGCGAACACCGGCACGTAGACCACGCCGATCGCGATGATGCCGCTCACCGTGCCCAACCCGAGTGCCGCGACCAGCCCGATCGCCAGCAGCAGGCCGGGAAACGCGAGGATCGCGTCCATGCAGCGCATCACGAGGGCGTCGAAGGCCCCGCCGATATATCCCGCGGCCGCACCGAGCGGCACGCCCGACGCGGTGGCCAGGAGCATCGAGGCGAGGCCGACCGTGATCGAGAGCCGCGTGCCGTAGACGACCCGCGACCAGACGTCGCGCCCGAACTCGTCGGTGCCAAACCAGTGCTGCGCCGTTGGGGGCTGGAGCGCCTGGGACATCTGCATGCCGAGCGGGTCCTGGGTCCGCCACCAGGGCGCCCCCGCGGCGGCTGCGAGCATTACCGCCACCACGACCGCGCCGGCGATCCCGAGGCGGTGGCGGAGGAAGCGGGCCCGCCGCCGCTTCATCCGAAGCGGATCCGGGGGTTCATCACGGCGTACACCAGATCCACGAGCAGCTGGACGGCGGCCGCGAGTACGGCGACGACGAGAATGCCGCCCTGCAGCACGGGGTAGTCGCGGCTCTGCACCGACTGGACGATGAGCTGGCCGACCCCGGGCCAAGCGAAGATCTGTTCGGTGATGACTGCGCCGCCGAGCAGCACGCTCACCTGGACCCCAAGCACCGTAAGCGTCGGCAGGAGCGCGTTGCGGAGGATGTGGCGGGCGATGACGCGCGCGAACCGCAGGCCCTTGGCCCGCGCGGTGCGCACGTACTCGCGCCCGAGCTCTTCGAGGATGTCCGAGCGTACCATCCGCGTCAGCGCCCCGGCGAGGCCGAGCCCGAGCGTCACCGCGGGCAGCACCATGTGCCGCAGCGCGTCGCCGGGGTCGCGGCCGACCGGCACGTACCCGATCGACGGGAAGACGCGCCAGTGCAGCGAGAACAGCAAGATCAGCATCACGCCGAGCCAGAACGACGGAATCGACACGCCGCCGAGGGCGATCGCCATGGCGCCAAGGTCGAGGGCCGAGTTGCGGCGGACGGCGGCCAGAACGCCCGCCGGCAGCGCGATGCAGAGCCCGACGATGATCGCCGCCGCGGTGAGTTCGAGCGTGACCGGCAGCTTCTGGCCCAGAATAACCGACACCGGCTGGTGCGTTCGCACCGACTCGCCGAGGTTGCCGCGCAGGGCCCCGCCGACCCACCCCGCGTACTGCTCGAGCAGCGGGCGGTCGAGGCCCATGGCGTGGCGCAGGCTCCGCTGCGTCGTCTGGTCTACCTCCGTGCCGAGGATCGCGACGACCGGATCGCCCGGGATGAGATGGACGAACGAAAAGACGATCACGGACATCAAGGCGAGGACCAGGGCGAGGGCGAGCAGGCGGCCCCGCAGGTAGCGGATCACGGGTCAGCGTGACGGGGAGCCGCGACGCGGCTCCCCCGGTCACACGGGCGCGTTACTTCGCCAGCCATGCCTCCTGCAGGCCGCCCCCGGCGTAGGACAGGGCGCCGATCAACTGCGGCGCGTAGCCCTGCACGTTCGAGCGCCAACCGGACGCGGAGTGGCCGCTGCCGAAGATCAGCATGGACGCCTGGTCCTGGAGAATCTCGACGACCCGCGTGTACGTGGTTTTGGCCTTCGCGACGTCGGCCTCCGTCCGGCCCTCATCCAGCAGCCGGTCGAGCTCGGAGTCGTTCAAGTAGCCGCTCAGCTGCCAGACGCCGCCGTTGGAATGCGAGTAGCGGTAGTACGCGTCATCCGGATCGACCTTGGCGAAGAAGCCGGTGAGGTCGATATCGAAGTTGCCGGTGTTGATGCGGTTGGCCCAGGACGGTACGTCGTAGACTTCGATCGACACGTCGACGCCGATCCGCCGCATCTGGGCCTGGAAGACCTGGGCCACGGCCGGTTGACCGTAGCCGTTCGCGATCGAGATCGTGATCTTGAAGCCGTTCGGCATGCCGGCCTCGGCCAGAAGCGACTTGGCGTGCGCCACGTCGAACGGGCGGTCCTTGACCGGGAGGTACCACGGCGAGGTCGGGGAGAAGTTCTGGTTGTCGGTGACGCCCCAGCCGCGGTACGACGCGTCCACCATCTCGCGCTTGTTCATCCCGTAGGCGACCGCCTGGCGAATCTTCACGTTGTCGAACGGCTTGTGGCGCGTGTTCAGCACGATCACGCCCTGGCCGCCGCCGCCGCGCACGAGCCGGACGACGTAGTCGCGCGACGGTTGGGCGAACAGCCCCTGCAGGCGCGCCTGCGGCACCGAGTCGATGAGCTGCACGTCGCCGGTCTGCAGCGCCGTGAGCCGCACCGTCTCGTCCGGAATCGGCTTGAGCGCCACCTCGTCGAGGTACGGTTTGCCGGCGTCCCAGTAGCCGTCGAAGCGGCGCATCGTCAGATGGTCGTTCGTCACCCACTCCACGAACTGAAAGGGCCCGGTGCCGATGGGTTTTGTGACGTTGTTGCCCGTGTCGACGGCTTCCTGCGGAATGATCGCCTGGTACGACGTAGCCAGTTTGTTCGGGAAGAAACCGAACGGCGACTTCAGCCGGAAGACGACCGTGTTCGGGTTCGGCGTGGCGATCGACGTGATGGCGCTCAGGTCGCCGCGGCCGCGGGCGCCGGTCTTGGGGTCGAGGATCCGTTCGATGCTGAACTGTACGTCGCGCGACGTAAGCGCCTTCCCGTTGTGGAATTTGACGCCGCGCCGCAGGTTGAACGTCCAGGACAGTCCGTCCCCCGAGACCTGCCACGACGTCGCGAGCCGTGGACGGAGTTCGAGGTTGGGGCCCAGCTCCGTCAGCGCCTGGTACATCGGCGAGAGCGCCACGTAGGAAATCGTGAGCGCAGAGCGGTGCGGGTCGAGGTGCGGAATCTCGGCCTGCACGCCCGCCACGAGCCGTCCGCCGCGGACCGGGGCCGCCGCCCCCTCCGCCGCGCCGGCGAGCCAAGGGGCGGCCGCGAGGCCGGCGCCGGCCGCCGCCGCGCCGCACACGAAGTCCCTCCGTGTCAGCCTGCCTTGCGCCATGCAATCATCCCCCTCTCACGCCGCCGATCGTATCGTCGATCGAAGCGACGAAACCTTTCTGTTCGGTCCCGCGCCGCGAGGCCCTTGTCGCCGGCTAAAGGCCGAGGCCCGGGGCGCGCGCCCCGGGCCTCGTGCCGCGCCCGGTCATGCCGCTACCGGTTAGACGTCGTAGTAGAGGAAGAACTCGTACGGCACCGGCCGGATGTTGACCTCGTGCACTTCCTTGGTGCGCTTATAGTCCAGCCACGTATCGACGAGGTCGCGCGTGAAGACGTCGCCCTCCAGCAGGAACTCATGGTCGTTCTCGAGCGCGTCGAGCGCGGCGGCGAGCGAGCCGGGCACGCTCTTGATCTTCGCGGCCTCGTCCGGCGGCAGTTCGTACGTGTTCTTGTCGAGCGGACCGAAGCCGGCCTTTACGGGGTCGATCTTCCGCTTGACGCCGTCGAGGCCCGCCAGCAGCATCGCCGAAAACGCGAGGTACGGGTTGCAGGTCGCGTCCGGGCAGCGGAACTCGATGCGCTTCGCCGACGCGCCGGCCGGACCGCTGTGGTACATCGGGATCCGGATTGCCGCGCTCCGGTTGCGCTTGCTGAACGCGATGTTGACCGGCGCCTCGTAGTGCGGCACGAGGCGCCGGTAGGAGTTGGTCGTGCACGCGCAGAGCCCGAGCAGCGCGTCGACGTGGGTCAGCACGCCGCCGATGTAGTAGAGCGCCTCCTGGCTGAGCTCGGCGTAGCCGCCCTCGCTGTAGAACAGGTTCTGGCCGCCCTTCCAAATGCTCTGGTGGCAGTGCATGCCGGTGCCGTTGTCGCCGAAGAGCGGCTTCGGCATGAACGTCGCGGTCATGCCGTGGCGGCGTGCGACGTTCTTCACGATGTACTTGTAGGCGAGCAGGCTATCGGCCATCCGGGTCAGCGTGTTGTACTTCATGTCGATCTCGCCCTGGGAGCTCGCGACCTCGTGGTGCTGCATCTCGACCTCGATGCCCCACTTCTCCATCTCGAGCGACATCTCGCTGCGGATGTCGAGCTGCGTGTCGGCGGGCGGAACCGGGAAGTACCCTTCCTTCGTGCGGATGCGGTGTGCCATGCCCGGCTGGCCGGAGTTCCAAATCCCCTCCGGCGAGTCGATGCTGTAGCCCATGCGGTACGGGTGGACGTCGTACTGGACGTTGCTGAAGAGGAAGAACTCCGCTTCGGGCCCCCAGTAGCTCACGTCGCCGACGCCGGACGCCTTGAGGTAGTCCTCGGCCTTCTGGGCGACGTAGCGCGGGTCACGCGTGTACGGCTTGCCGTTGATCGGGTCGAAGATGTTGCAGATCACCGACAGCGTCGGGATCTCGGCGAAGGGATCGGGCCGGGCGGTCGCCGCGTCGGGCATGAGGAGCATGTCGCTCTCTTCAATCGCCTGGAAGCCGCGGATGCTGCTGCCGTCGAACCCGATGCCGCGTTTGAACGTCTTCTCGTCCACCTGGCTCGCGGGGATCGTGGCGTGCTGCCACGTGCCGGGCACGTCGACGAACTTGAAGTCGACCATCTTGACCCCGCGATCCTTGATGTACGCGACGACGTCCTGCGCCGTCATCTCCTTGCCCGCCATGCCTCACCTCCCGGGAGGATGCGGTGCCGCCCAAAAACAAAGACGCCCTCTGGAAATCCCAGAGGGCGTCCCGGCCCGCGGTACCTCTTGGTACCGCCTCAAGATATACCACGGGGGCAGAGCGCCGTCAACGTCATCTCTACCGAGATTTTTGGCCGTTTCCTGTCGTTCGGCCTACCCGATCAACCTCGGCTTGCCAGCAGCGCGCGCAGCGTAGCGATCTTGTCGACGGCGGTCACTTGATGATCCCGATGCGGTTGCCCTCCGGATCCGTGAACACGGCGAACGTGACCATGTTGGGAATCTCCGTCGGCGGCACGACCGTGCTGGCGCCCAACTGCCCCGCTTTCCGCAGCGTGGCGTCGAGGTCGGCGACCCGCACGTAGAAGGTCACGTGCGACGGGCCGCCCTGGGCGGGACCGATCCCGCCGTTGATCCCGTCTCCGCCGGCCGTGACGAGTCCGTAGCCCATCGGGTTGTCCGCGTTGATCTTCCAGCCGAAGAGATCCCCGTAGAACGCGTGCAGCGCCTTCGGGTCCTGGGCGTTGATCTCCCAGTGCACCACCGGATGGCCCGCGGCGCCGCGGCGTCCCT
It encodes the following:
- the glnA gene encoding type I glutamate--ammonia ligase, coding for MAGKEMTAQDVVAYIKDRGVKMVDFKFVDVPGTWQHATIPASQVDEKTFKRGIGFDGSSIRGFQAIEESDMLLMPDAATARPDPFAEIPTLSVICNIFDPINGKPYTRDPRYVAQKAEDYLKASGVGDVSYWGPEAEFFLFSNVQYDVHPYRMGYSIDSPEGIWNSGQPGMAHRIRTKEGYFPVPPADTQLDIRSEMSLEMEKWGIEVEMQHHEVASSQGEIDMKYNTLTRMADSLLAYKYIVKNVARRHGMTATFMPKPLFGDNGTGMHCHQSIWKGGQNLFYSEGGYAELSQEALYYIGGVLTHVDALLGLCACTTNSYRRLVPHYEAPVNIAFSKRNRSAAIRIPMYHSGPAGASAKRIEFRCPDATCNPYLAFSAMLLAGLDGVKRKIDPVKAGFGPLDKNTYELPPDEAAKIKSVPGSLAAALDALENDHEFLLEGDVFTRDLVDTWLDYKRTKEVHEVNIRPVPYEFFLYYDV
- a CDS encoding ABC transporter permease, giving the protein MIRYLRGRLLALALVLALMSVIVFSFVHLIPGDPVVAILGTEVDQTTQRSLRHAMGLDRPLLEQYAGWVGGALRGNLGESVRTHQPVSVILGQKLPVTLELTAAAIIVGLCIALPAGVLAAVRRNSALDLGAMAIALGGVSIPSFWLGVMLILLFSLHWRVFPSIGYVPVGRDPGDALRHMVLPAVTLGLGLAGALTRMVRSDILEELGREYVRTARAKGLRFARVIARHILRNALLPTLTVLGVQVSVLLGGAVITEQIFAWPGVGQLIVQSVQSRDYPVLQGGILVVAVLAAAVQLLVDLVYAVMNPRIRFG
- a CDS encoding ABC transporter substrate-binding protein produces the protein MAQGRLTRRDFVCGAAAAGAGLAAAPWLAGAAEGAAAPVRGGRLVAGVQAEIPHLDPHRSALTISYVALSPMYQALTELGPNLELRPRLATSWQVSGDGLSWTFNLRRGVKFHNGKALTSRDVQFSIERILDPKTGARGRGDLSAITSIATPNPNTVVFRLKSPFGFFPNKLATSYQAIIPQEAVDTGNNVTKPIGTGPFQFVEWVTNDHLTMRRFDGYWDAGKPYLDEVALKPIPDETVRLTALQTGDVQLIDSVPQARLQGLFAQPSRDYVVRLVRGGGGQGVIVLNTRHKPFDNVKIRQAVAYGMNKREMVDASYRGWGVTDNQNFSPTSPWYLPVKDRPFDVAHAKSLLAEAGMPNGFKITISIANGYGQPAVAQVFQAQMRRIGVDVSIEVYDVPSWANRINTGNFDIDLTGFFAKVDPDDAYYRYSHSNGGVWQLSGYLNDSELDRLLDEGRTEADVAKAKTTYTRVVEILQDQASMLIFGSGHSASGWRSNVQGYAPQLIGALSYAGGGLQEAWLAK
- a CDS encoding VOC family protein, giving the protein MVHWEINAQDPKALHAFYGDLFGWKINADNPMGYGLVTAGGDGINGGIGPAQGGPSHVTFYVRVADLDATLRKAGQLGASTVVPPTEIPNMVTFAVFTDPEGNRIGIIK